One Myotis daubentonii chromosome 3, mMyoDau2.1, whole genome shotgun sequence genomic window carries:
- the LOC132230614 gene encoding cardiolipin synthase (CMP-forming)-like, translating into MPASRVARGPWGALRWATWACGARPGKGRALGALLPPAPICLGCLAERCWLRPAALGLGLPGAGPRGHCSGAGKATPAPPAGEGAAAEAPGGPWSPANAASLYENPWTIPNMLSMTRIGLAPVWGYLIIEEDFNVALGAFALAGLTDLLDGYIAPNWASQKSALGSALDPLADKILISILYVSLTYADLIPVPLTYMIISRDIMLIVAVFYVRYRTLPEPRTLSKYFNPCYATARLKPTFISKVNTAVQLILVAASLGAPVFNYAHGFYLPILWCFTAFTTVASAYSYYRYGRKTVQVISGR; encoded by the coding sequence ATGCCGGCTTCGCGCGTGGCGCGGGGCCCGTGGGGTGCCCTGCGCTGGGCCACATGGGCGTGCGGGGCGCGACCGGGCAAGGGGCGCGCCCTCGGGGCCCTGCTGCCGCCCGCACCCATCTGCCTGGGCTGCCTGGCGGAGCGCTGTTGGCTGCGCCCGGCCGCGCTCggcctggggctgcctggggccGGCCCGCGGGGCCACTGCTCAGGCGCGGGGAAGGCGACCCCGGCGCCCCCAGCCGGAGAGGGCGCCGCCGCGGAGGCCCCGGGCGGCCCGTGGAGCCCAGCGAATGCCGCCAGCCTGTATGAAAACCCATGGACAATACCAAATATGTTGTCAATGACGAGAATTGGCTTGgctccagtttggggctatttgATCATTGAAGAAGATTTTAATGTGGCACTAGGAGCTTTTGCTTTAGCTGGGCTAACTGATTTGTTGGATGGATATATTGCTCCAAACTGGGCCAGTCAAAAATCAGCTTTGGGAAGTGCTCTTGATCCACTTGCTGATAAAATACTTATCAGTATCTTATATGTTAGCTTGACCTATGCAGATCTTATTCCAGTTCCACTTACTtatatgataatttcaagagataTAATGTtgattgttgctgttttttatgTCAGATATCGAACTCTTCCAGAACCGCGAACACTTTCTAAGTATTTCAATCCTTGCTATGCTACTGCTAGGTTAAAACCAACCTTCATCAGCAAGGTAAACACAGCAGTCCAGTTAATCTTGGTAGCAGCTTCTTTGGGAGCTCCGGTTTTCAATTATGCTCACGGCTTTTATCTTCCGATACTCTGGTGTTTTACAGCCTTCACCACAGTTGCATCAGCGTACAGTTATTATCGTTACGGTCGGAAAACTGTTCAGGTGATAAGTGGCAGATGA